A window of Roseiflexus castenholzii DSM 13941 genomic DNA:
CGTATGACCGATGATCTCGCTCCGACGCTGACCGGTGAGTATATCGAATTGCGGCCACTTGCTGAACGCGATCTGCCCCATCTGTTGAAGGTATACCAGGGAACGCCGCTCTATTTTGACGGTCTGGGAGACCGCGCGGATCGCCTGACGCTCGATGATGTGCGCACCCAATGGCAACGGGCGCAAGAGTCGCTAGATCGAGTGCTATTTGGCGTGTATCATCCGGTCACCGGTCTGCTGATCGGTGCGGCAGACGTTCAGATCGGTGCGCCACGATCAGATACAGCGGCGGTCTGGTTGCTGATCTGGGGTGGGTTTCAGCGTCAGGGGTACGGGCAGGAGTGTCTGGCGCTTATCGAGTCCTGGCTGATTCCGAAATATGTCACTACCCTGTGCGCGATTGCGACCCATAATGAGGAGGGAATTTCCTTCCTCGAATTGCAGGGCTTTCGCCGGACGGACCTCCCCGCAGAACCGCCGATCGGTCGCGGCAAGGCGTTCTGGATGTGTTGGTGATGGAAGGTTCGGGGCGCTG
This region includes:
- a CDS encoding GNAT family N-acetyltransferase — protein: MTDDLAPTLTGEYIELRPLAERDLPHLLKVYQGTPLYFDGLGDRADRLTLDDVRTQWQRAQESLDRVLFGVYHPVTGLLIGAADVQIGAPRSDTAAVWLLIWGGFQRQGYGQECLALIESWLIPKYVTTLCAIATHNEEGISFLELQGFRRTDLPAEPPIGRGKAFWMCW